A genome region from Conger conger chromosome 16, fConCon1.1, whole genome shotgun sequence includes the following:
- the prrg2 gene encoding transmembrane gamma-carboxyglutamic acid protein 2 isoform X1: MAFWPPWHNTHYIPSEASKMLACVQFCVGLLALLHLSKAKVIYNNDEVFLQEQAAVSFLSRSLLYNSWDFEVVVPDNLERECMEEMCSFEEAREIFEDDTKAELFWKDYVSSQESTPRVDISGLVAGILALLVSAVLATVLGCYCYKARAKPGRGSRRVPVMTPGNMPPPPVLIPLSAVAAPGLPSYREALTQSGQHDAPPPPYSGGAPSEAPEPADEE, encoded by the exons ATGGCATTTTGGCCGCCCTGGcataacacacattacattccTTCTGAG GCTTCTAAAATGCTGGCTTGTGTACAGTTCTGTGTTGGTTTGCTGGCACTGCTGCATCTGTCCAAGGCAAAAGTTATCTACAACAATGATGAAG TGTTTCTGCAGGAACAGGCGGctgtctccttcctctctcgctccctcctctACAACAGCTGGGACTTTGAGGTGGTTGTGCCCGACAACCTGGAGAGGGAATGTATGGAAGAAATGTGCTCTTTTGAAGAGGCACGGGAAATCTTTGAGGACGACACGAAagcg gaacTGTTTTGGAAAGATTATGTCAGTAGTCAAG AGTCGACCCCACGGGTGGACATCTCGGGCCTGGTGGCTGGAATCCTGGCCCTGCTGGTGTCTGCTGTCCTGGCCACTGTGCTGGGCTGCTACTGCTACAAGGCCCGAGCCAAGCCCGGGAGGGGCAGCCGCCG cGTTCCCGTGATGACCCCGGGAAAtatgcccccacccccagtgtTGATCCCCCTGTCTGCCGTAGCCGCCCCTGGACTGCCGTCCTACAGAGAGGCCCTGACCCAGAGTGGACAGCACgatgcacccccacccccctactcTGG GGGAGCGCCATCAGAAGCACCCGAGCCAGCGGATGAGGAGTGA
- the prrg2 gene encoding transmembrane gamma-carboxyglutamic acid protein 2 isoform X2, whose translation MASKMLACVQFCVGLLALLHLSKAKVIYNNDEVFLQEQAAVSFLSRSLLYNSWDFEVVVPDNLERECMEEMCSFEEAREIFEDDTKAELFWKDYVSSQESTPRVDISGLVAGILALLVSAVLATVLGCYCYKARAKPGRGSRRVPVMTPGNMPPPPVLIPLSAVAAPGLPSYREALTQSGQHDAPPPPYSGGAPSEAPEPADEE comes from the exons ATG GCTTCTAAAATGCTGGCTTGTGTACAGTTCTGTGTTGGTTTGCTGGCACTGCTGCATCTGTCCAAGGCAAAAGTTATCTACAACAATGATGAAG TGTTTCTGCAGGAACAGGCGGctgtctccttcctctctcgctccctcctctACAACAGCTGGGACTTTGAGGTGGTTGTGCCCGACAACCTGGAGAGGGAATGTATGGAAGAAATGTGCTCTTTTGAAGAGGCACGGGAAATCTTTGAGGACGACACGAAagcg gaacTGTTTTGGAAAGATTATGTCAGTAGTCAAG AGTCGACCCCACGGGTGGACATCTCGGGCCTGGTGGCTGGAATCCTGGCCCTGCTGGTGTCTGCTGTCCTGGCCACTGTGCTGGGCTGCTACTGCTACAAGGCCCGAGCCAAGCCCGGGAGGGGCAGCCGCCG cGTTCCCGTGATGACCCCGGGAAAtatgcccccacccccagtgtTGATCCCCCTGTCTGCCGTAGCCGCCCCTGGACTGCCGTCCTACAGAGAGGCCCTGACCCAGAGTGGACAGCACgatgcacccccacccccctactcTGG GGGAGCGCCATCAGAAGCACCCGAGCCAGCGGATGAGGAGTGA